In Sphaeramia orbicularis chromosome 5, fSphaOr1.1, whole genome shotgun sequence, a genomic segment contains:
- the miip gene encoding migration and invasion inhibitory protein isoform X2 codes for MSSDDRLDVLRERNKDLLIQLRQQQEKLEHLCGSGQSRKREREDDEEEGRQSAEMRTLTDGDRDPARAALCKTKVKFTDTCERLKSIRQSISTPSLASDHRGGSLERTAASDIFRDRNPSVHESLQSIRPPNAKFCLVNHSETQEVEDNDTLEGDECAEIPSSDRHHLQPLLGYDWIAGVLDAEDSLIDRSDEFFNELHTFRSLHKDECVRSPQAEFCEASLSVLPSLSDKSNPDANKDTHQCTFSYRINSRLFPVPLNSKECCPVCKRHKSTHPHTTAEPALIRVSIPRSTLLPPYKYKAHRRCSFDPSDSLGLPSHCLSGWSNTGQSLLTPQSSLDLRSNLNIKHSTESPNKELEDLSAPKGSSRLKPDQIPHVSLLARHHFQHLSPKRKTGTTSHPVT; via the exons ATGTCCTCCGACGACCGACTGGACGTTTTGCGAGAGCGTAATAAAGATTTACTGATCCAACTCCGGCAGCAGCAGGAGAAACTGGAACATCTGTGCGGCAGCGGTCAGAGCcgcaagagggagagagaggacgACGAAGAGGAGGGGAGACAGTCTGCAGAGATGAGGACCCTGACGGACGGGGACCGGGATCCAGCCAGGGCCGCTCTCTGCAAAACTAAAGTGAAATTCACCG ATACGTGTGAGAGACTCAAAAGCATCCGGCAAAGTATTTCTACACCATCTTTGGCCTCTGATCACAGAGGGGGATCTCTGGAGCGTACAGCAGCATCAGATATTTTCAGAGACAGAAATCCTTCAGTCCATGAGAGCCTGCAGAGCATCAGGCCACCCAATGCCAAGTTCTGTCTGGTAAATCATAGTGAAACACAG GAGGTGGAAGATAACGACACACTTGAGGGTGATGAATGTGCAGAGATACCTTCCTCAGACCGGCATCATTTGCAGCCTTTACTTGGATACGACTGGATAGCAG GTGTTCTAGATGCTGAGGATTCCTTGATAGATCGCTCTGATGAATTCTTCAATGAACTGCACACATTTAGATCGCTCCATAAAGATGAGTGTGTCCGCAGCCCACAAGCAGA GTTTTGCGAGGCGAGTCTCTCAGTCTTGCCGTCGCTATCAGACAAGAGCAACCCTGACGCTAACAAGGACACTCATCAAT GTACTTTTTCTTATAGGATTAACAGCAGGCTGTTTCCAGTCCCACTTAACTCTAAGGAGTGCTGTCCTGTGTGCAAAAGACACAAGTCCACACACCCTCACACTACTGCTGAACCAGCTCTAATAAG GGTCAGCATTCCTCGCTCCACTCTCTTGCCTCCGTACAAGTACAAAGCTCATCGGCGTTGCAGTTTTGACCCGTCTGATAGTTTGGGTTTGCCTTCG CACTGTCTGTCAGGCTGGTCAAACACAGGTCAGAGCCTCCTGACACCACAAAGTAGCCTTGATCTGCGGAGTAATCTGAATATCAAACACAGCACTGAGTCACCGAACAAGGAACTAGAG gatcTCTCTGCTCCCAAAGGGTCTAGTCGCCTGAAGCCTGACCAGATCCCACATGTGTCACTCCTGGCTCGACACCACTTCCAACACTTGTCTCCCAAAAGGAAAACTGGAACAACATCCCACCCTGTAACCTGA
- the miip gene encoding migration and invasion inhibitory protein isoform X1: MSSDDRLDVLRERNKDLLIQLRQQQEKLEHLCGSGQSRKREREDDEEEGRQSAEMRTLTDGDRDPARAALCKTKVKFTDTCERLKSIRQSISTPSLASDHRGGSLERTAASDIFRDRNPSVHESLQSIRPPNAKFCLVNHSETQKEVEDNDTLEGDECAEIPSSDRHHLQPLLGYDWIAGVLDAEDSLIDRSDEFFNELHTFRSLHKDECVRSPQAEFCEASLSVLPSLSDKSNPDANKDTHQCTFSYRINSRLFPVPLNSKECCPVCKRHKSTHPHTTAEPALIRVSIPRSTLLPPYKYKAHRRCSFDPSDSLGLPSHCLSGWSNTGQSLLTPQSSLDLRSNLNIKHSTESPNKELEDLSAPKGSSRLKPDQIPHVSLLARHHFQHLSPKRKTGTTSHPVT; the protein is encoded by the exons ATGTCCTCCGACGACCGACTGGACGTTTTGCGAGAGCGTAATAAAGATTTACTGATCCAACTCCGGCAGCAGCAGGAGAAACTGGAACATCTGTGCGGCAGCGGTCAGAGCcgcaagagggagagagaggacgACGAAGAGGAGGGGAGACAGTCTGCAGAGATGAGGACCCTGACGGACGGGGACCGGGATCCAGCCAGGGCCGCTCTCTGCAAAACTAAAGTGAAATTCACCG ATACGTGTGAGAGACTCAAAAGCATCCGGCAAAGTATTTCTACACCATCTTTGGCCTCTGATCACAGAGGGGGATCTCTGGAGCGTACAGCAGCATCAGATATTTTCAGAGACAGAAATCCTTCAGTCCATGAGAGCCTGCAGAGCATCAGGCCACCCAATGCCAAGTTCTGTCTGGTAAATCATAGTGAAACACAG AAGGAGGTGGAAGATAACGACACACTTGAGGGTGATGAATGTGCAGAGATACCTTCCTCAGACCGGCATCATTTGCAGCCTTTACTTGGATACGACTGGATAGCAG GTGTTCTAGATGCTGAGGATTCCTTGATAGATCGCTCTGATGAATTCTTCAATGAACTGCACACATTTAGATCGCTCCATAAAGATGAGTGTGTCCGCAGCCCACAAGCAGA GTTTTGCGAGGCGAGTCTCTCAGTCTTGCCGTCGCTATCAGACAAGAGCAACCCTGACGCTAACAAGGACACTCATCAAT GTACTTTTTCTTATAGGATTAACAGCAGGCTGTTTCCAGTCCCACTTAACTCTAAGGAGTGCTGTCCTGTGTGCAAAAGACACAAGTCCACACACCCTCACACTACTGCTGAACCAGCTCTAATAAG GGTCAGCATTCCTCGCTCCACTCTCTTGCCTCCGTACAAGTACAAAGCTCATCGGCGTTGCAGTTTTGACCCGTCTGATAGTTTGGGTTTGCCTTCG CACTGTCTGTCAGGCTGGTCAAACACAGGTCAGAGCCTCCTGACACCACAAAGTAGCCTTGATCTGCGGAGTAATCTGAATATCAAACACAGCACTGAGTCACCGAACAAGGAACTAGAG gatcTCTCTGCTCCCAAAGGGTCTAGTCGCCTGAAGCCTGACCAGATCCCACATGTGTCACTCCTGGCTCGACACCACTTCCAACACTTGTCTCCCAAAAGGAAAACTGGAACAACATCCCACCCTGTAACCTGA